TGCTGATACTTTCAGTGGCGACGCTGTATCTGTCGTTTGAAAAGCAGGCCATGGCGATCGAGCCTGGCAGCAAGCCAAATGTTGTCTTCATCCTGATCGATGACATGCGCTACGACGCGATGGGCTTCACGGGACATCCCTTCCTGAAGACCCCTGAAATCGACGCAATGGCGGCTCGCGGAGCGAACTTTACCAACGCGTTCGTCACCACGTCGCTCTGCTCGCCGAGTCGTGCGTCGATTCTCACTGGGCAGTACATGCACAATCACGGTGTTGTCGATAACAACGATACCGACATGTCGCAGACCATCTTCTTTCCGCAGTACCTGCAGAAGGCCGGTTACAAGACAGGCTTCTTTGGCAAGTGGCACATGGGAGGTGGCACCGACGCCCCTCGACCTGGCTTCGATCAATGGGTCAGCTTCCGCGGCCAAGGGCATTACATGCCGCCAGGGCCGAAGTGGACGTTGAACGTCAATGGCAAGTCGGTTCCACAGAAAGGGTACATCACCGACGAACTGACCGACTACGCGATCGACTGGCTAGAGTCTCTCGACAAAGACCAGCCGTTCTTCCTGTATCTGTCGCACAAAGCGGTGCACGCTCAGTTTGTCCCAGCCGAGCGACATAAAGATCTATACGCCGACGTCGAAATTAAGCTTCCAGCTTCCGAGGCCAATACCGACGAGAACTACGAAGGCAAGCCGATGTGGGTCAAGAATCAACGAAACAGCTGGCACGGCGTTGATTTTCCCTATCACTCGTCGCTCGATATTAAGGAATATTACCGCGACTACTGCCGCTGCATGAATGCCGTCGACGACAGCGTCGGGCGCGTTCATAAGTACTTGAAGGACAACGACCTGGCCGACAACACGGTCGTCATGCTGATGGGAGACAACGGCTTCCTATTCGGCGAACATGGCCTGATCGACAAGCGCAACGCCTACGAGGAATCGATGCGTGTTCCCCTGGTGGTCGAAGCCCCTGGCATTCTGGCACCTGGCTCGACGGTGGACGCTGTCGTGGCGAACATTGACATCGGGCCTACCATTCTCGAACTGGCCGGGATCGAAACGCCCAAGCAGATGGACGGCATGAGCTTCCTGCGTATCGCCTCGGGCAAGATGGACGCCAAAGATTGGCGGAAGCATCTCTTGTACGAATACAACTGGGAATGGAACTTCCCGCACACACCCACCATGTTCGCGCTACGCGGCGAACGGTACAAGTTCATTCAATACCATGGCATTTGGGACACCGACGAACTGTACGATCTGGAAAATGATCCGCACGAAATGAAGAACTTGATCCACGAACCAGGCCTGCAAAGCACGGTTCGCGACATGCGTAACGCGTTGAATCAAGAGCTTAAGAATCGCGGTGCCATGCAAGTTCCCTTCGGGGCAAAGCGTGGGCCAGGTGCCAACCTGCGTCTTGAAGCAGGCCCGCAAGCCGCTGAATTCCCCCAGAACGTTCTGCGTGAAAAGGACGGCAAGCAGTAACGACTCTGCTCTTCTGACAATCAATCTTCCACCTTGGGAAAACTCCTTATGCGTCTTGTGATTACTGCTTTATTTGCTTTGACAATGGTAGCTGGGTTCAGCGTTCGCGTGGCGTGCGCTGCCGACCAGCCCAACGTCGTGATTCTGCTTTCCGACGATCAGCGCTGGGACGACTATTCATTCCTTGGCCACGAAGCGATCAAAACGCCGAACATCGATCGGCTGGCGAGCCAGTCGTTGGTATACGAACGCGGCTACGTCCCTTCTTCGCTGTGCCGTCCTTCGCTGGCCAGTCTGTTCACGGGGCTCTACCCGCACCAGAACGGCATTACCGGCAATGACCCGCGCGAGAACAAACGTACCAACGAAGGCCGCGCCGTTCTGGTTGATCGGTTCCAACAAAATCCTCGCCTGGCCGCGATCCTCGGTCAGCATGGTTACGTCAGTTTCCAGTCCGGCAAATGGTGGGAAGGAAACCCTTCCAGCGGCGGCTTTACTGCGGGGATGACCCACGGCGATGTCACCAAAGGAGGACGCCACGGAGACGTTGGGCTGACGATCGGTCGTAAGACGATGCAGCCAGTGATGGACTTCATCGACAAGGCCGTCGCCGAGGACAAGCCGTTCTTCCTGTGGTACGCACCAATGATGCCTCACCTGCCGCACGAT
This genomic stretch from Blastopirellula marina harbors:
- a CDS encoding sulfatase, producing MPSLSSNRKLAALLLILSVATLYLSFEKQAMAIEPGSKPNVVFILIDDMRYDAMGFTGHPFLKTPEIDAMAARGANFTNAFVTTSLCSPSRASILTGQYMHNHGVVDNNDTDMSQTIFFPQYLQKAGYKTGFFGKWHMGGGTDAPRPGFDQWVSFRGQGHYMPPGPKWTLNVNGKSVPQKGYITDELTDYAIDWLESLDKDQPFFLYLSHKAVHAQFVPAERHKDLYADVEIKLPASEANTDENYEGKPMWVKNQRNSWHGVDFPYHSSLDIKEYYRDYCRCMNAVDDSVGRVHKYLKDNDLADNTVVMLMGDNGFLFGEHGLIDKRNAYEESMRVPLVVEAPGILAPGSTVDAVVANIDIGPTILELAGIETPKQMDGMSFLRIASGKMDAKDWRKHLLYEYNWEWNFPHTPTMFALRGERYKFIQYHGIWDTDELYDLENDPHEMKNLIHEPGLQSTVRDMRNALNQELKNRGAMQVPFGAKRGPGANLRLEAGPQAAEFPQNVLREKDGKQ